GATCTGGTGCTGACGATCGGCTCAATGTCCAAGTCGTTCTGGGGCGGGCTGCGGGTCGGCTGGATCCGCGCCGAACGCGCCACCATCGCCACCATCGCGGCGCTGCGGCCGTCGATCGACATGGGCACGGCGGTGCTCGAACAGTACGCCGCCGCAAGGCTTCTCGCGCGCCATACCGAACTGCTGCCGGAGCGGCGGGAGATCCTGCGCAGCCGCCGCGCACACCTGCAGACGCTACTGAGCCGTCACCTGCCCGACTGGGAACCCGGCCCGGGCGTCGGCGGCATGTCCCTGTGGGTACGCCTGCCCGCGCCGATGAGCACGGCGTTGTCGGCGGCGGCGTCCCGGCTGGGTCTGGATCTGCCCGCCGGCCCGCGGTTCGGCGTCGACGGCACCCTCGAGCGGTTCGTCCGGGTGCCCTACGCGCTGCCCGAACCGCAGCTCGACGAGGCGGTGGAGTTGCTCGCGCGGGCATGGCACAGCGTCACGGGGCTGTCGGCGCCCGAACCCACCGCGGTGGTCGTCTAAACCACTGCCGAGCAGACGCAAAGTCCCCCGGAAAGCCGCGAAAAAGGGGGCTTTCGCGTTCCCCTGCCTTCGACGTGGGCCCAGCTCGCGCAAGAGAACGGGCGGTCAGTCGGGGATCTCGACGCGGCGCACGACGCCGTCGATCGCGTCCGCGGCCTCGATCTCGCCGCGGGTGATGCCCAGGATGAACAGCACGGAGTCCAGATACGGGTTACTCAGCGACGCGTCGGCGACCTCGCGCAGAGCGGGTTTGGCGTTGAACGCCACGCCGAGTCCCGCGGCGGACAGCATGTCGATGTCGTTGGCGCCGTCGCCGACCGCCACCGTCTGCTCCATCGGCACGCCGGCCTGATGAGCGAAGTCGCGCAGCGCCTTGGCTTTTCCGGGGCGGTCGATGACCTGCCCGATGACCCGCCCGGTCAGCTTGCCGTCGACGATCTCGAGTTCGTTGGCGGCGACGAAGTCCATCATCAGTTCGTGCGCCAGCGGTTCGATGACCTGACGGAAACCGCCCGACACGATGCCGCAGTGGAAGCCGAGTCGCCGCAGCGTGCGCAGGGTGGTCCTGGCGCCCGGCGTCAGCTCGATCTGCTCGGCGACGTCGTCGAGCACCGACGCGGGCAGTCCCGCCAGCGTCGCGACCCGCCGGTGCAGCGATTCGGCGAAGTCCAGTTCACCGCGCATCGCGGCCTCGGTGACCTCCGCGACCGCAGCCTCGGCGCCGACCCGGGCGGCCAGCATCTCGATGACCTCACCCTGGATCAGCGTGGAGTCGACGTCGAAGACGATGAGCCGCTTGGCCCGCCGCGACAGGCTGTAGTCCTCGATCGCGACGTCGATCTCCTGGTCGGCGGCGACCCGCGCCAGCGTCTTCTGCAGTTCTTCATAGACCTGCTGCGACGGCACCGAGACCCGCAGCTCCAATCCCGTTACCGGGTAATCGGATACGCCGCGGATGGTGTCGATGTTGACCTGCAGCCGGGCCAGTTCGCGGGCCACCACGCCGAACTCGTCGGCGGTGATCGGCCTGCCGAGCACGATGATCGTGTGCGTCGACGGCTCGCGCATCACCGGCTGCCCGTCGCTGCGTTCGATCGTGACGTCCAGGCCGACACCGCGGATCGCGGCGGTCACCTCGTCGCGCAAGGGAGCGCCCCCGGTCACCTCGGCCGACCCGGCCACCAGCACCCCGAGCGTCAACCGGCCGCGGATGACGACCTGCTCGACGTTGAGCAACTCGACGTTGTGGCGCGAGAGCACCTCGAACAACGCCGACGTCACGCCCGGCTGATCGGCGCCGGTGACCGTGATCAACAGCGACGAGCGCTCGCGTGGTTGACCGGTCATGCCGCGATCGTCAGGTGCGGACGTTCGCGTCGTCCAACCGTGTCACGTCGCCGTCCTCGGGGCCGTGGCTGCGGCCGACGTGTGCCTCGGCGCGCATCCGGTCCACCATGTGCGGATAGTGCAGCTCGAACGCGGGCCGCTCCGAACGGATCCGGGGCAGTTCGGTGAAGTTGTGCCGCGGCGGCGGGCACGACGTCGCCCACTCCAGCGAGTTTCCGTAACCCCACGGATCGTCGACGGTGACCGGCTCGCCGTAGCGCCAGCTCTTGAACACGTTCCAGACGAACGGGATCGTCGAGATGCCCAGGATGAACGCGCCGATCGTCGAGACGACGTTGAGCGTGGTGAAGCCGTCCGACGGCAGGTAGTCGGCGTAGCGGCGGGGCATGCCCTCGTCACCGACCCAGTGCTGCACCAGGAACGTGGTGTGGAACCCGATGAACGTCAGCCAGAAGTGCAGCTTGCCCAGCCGCTCATCGAGCAGCCGGCCGGTCATCTTCGGGAACCAGAAGTAGATGCCGGCGTACGTGGCGAACACGATCGTGCCGAACAGCACGTAGTGGAAGTGCGCGATGACGAAGTAGCTGTCGGTGACGTGGAAGTCCAGCGGCGGGCTGGCCAGCAGCACGCCCGACAGGCCGCCGAGCAGGAAGGTCAGCAGGAAGCCGATCGAGAACAGCATCGGTGTCTCGAACGTCAACTGCCCCTTCCACATCGTGCCTATCCAGTTGAAGAACTTGATCCCGGTCGGCACCGCGATCAGGAACGTCATGAACGAGAAGAAGGGCAGCAGCACCGCGCCGGTGGCGTACATGTGGTGCGCCCACACCGCCACCGACAGCGCCGCGATCGCCAGCGTCGCGTAGATCAGCGTCGTGTAACCGAAGATGGGCTTGCGGCTGAACACCGGGAAGATCTCCGACACGATGCCGAAGAACGGCAGCGCGATGATGTACACCTCGGGGTGACCGAAGAACCAGAACAGGTGCTGCCACAGCAGCACACCGCCGTTGGCCGGGTCGTAGACGTGCGCGCCGAGGTGACGGTCGGCGGCCAGGCCGAACAGCGCCGCGGTCAGGATCGGGAACGCCAGCAACACCAGGATCGACGTCACCAGGATGTTCCAGGTGAAGATCGGCATCCGGAACATGGTCATGCCGGGCGCGCGCATGCACACCACGGTCGTGATCATGTTCACGCCACCGAGGATGGTGCCCAGACCACCGACGGCCAGGCCCATGATCCACAGGTCACCGCCGGCGCCCGGCGAGTGGATCGCGTCGGTCAGCGGGGTGTAGGCGGTCCAGCCGAAGTCGGCGGCGCCGCCGGGGGTGATGAAGCCGGCCAGCGCGATCAGCGCGCCGAACAGGAACAGCCAGAACGAGAACGCGTTCAGCCGCGGGAACGCCACATCGGGCGCGCCGATCTGCAGCGGCAGCACCAGGTTCGCGAAGCCGAACACGATCGGGGTGGCGTAGAACAGCAGCATCACCGTGCCGTGCATGGTGAACAGCTGGTTGAACTGCTCGTTGCTCAGGAACTGCAGCCCGGGCATGGCCAGCTCGGTGCGCATGAACAGCGCCATCAGCCCGCCGATGAAGAAGAAGATGAAGCAGGCGACGCAGTACATGATGCCGATCAGCTTGTGATCGGTCGTCGTGATCAGCTTGTAGATCAGGTTGCCCTTGGGACCGAGCCGGGCCGGGAACGGACGTCGTGCCTCGAGTTCTCCGATGGGGGGCGCTTCGGCTACCAACAGGTCCTCCAAAATCCGATCAGGGCTTGCCCGCAGTATTGCTGATGGAATCCTAGCTGGCTCTGTACCCACAAGTCGTCCAGGTCCTACAAACCGTCGTATTCGGCGGTTCGCACCGGTCCACGGGCCGGGAGCTGCCCGGATGTTACCGTCGGCAACGTGCTGATCAGCGGACCGCGGTGGGTGTCGGCGGCCAGGGCGCTGGGCTTGGCGGCGGTAGCCGCGGCGGTCGGTGTCAGCGTGCTCAGCGGGTGCGGCGGCTCCCTCGGCGGACAGGCGCCCGACGGCGCCGCGACGCAGTCGATCATCACCAGCACGACCCGGATCGCGGGCGCCGGGGTGCTGGGCAACCAGCGCAGGCCCGACGAGTCGTGCGCCCCGGAGCCCACCCCGGTCGATCCGGGTCCGCCGGACCGCGCCGTGCGGCACGCCGCGGGTGAGACCGTGGTCCGCGCCGACCCGCAGCGCATCGTGGTGCTCGCCGGTGACCAGCTCGACGCGCTGTGCGCGCTCGGCCTGCAGTCGCGGGTGGTAGGCGCCGCCCTGCCCGACGGCTCGTCCGCGCAGCCGTCGTATCTGGGCCAGGTGATCCACGACGTTCCCGGCGTCGGCACCCGCAGCGCGCCCGACCTGGACGCGATCCGGGCGGCAACGCCCGACCTCATCCTCGGCTCCGAGGCGCTGACGCCGGAGGCGTTCGGTGAACTGTCGGACATCGCGCCGACGGTGTTCACCGGTGCGCCAGGACCTGCCTGGCAGGACAACCTGCGCACCGTCGGAGCGGCGACCGGCCGGCAGGACGCGGCCACCGGCCTGATCGAGGGCTTCGACCGCGCCGCCGACCGGATCGGCGCCGACAACGACGCCACCCACTTCCAGGCATCGGTCGTTGAGTTCACCGATACGACGATGCGGGTCTACGGCGCCGACACGTTCCCCGGCCGGGTGCTGGCCGACGTCGGGGTCGATCGGCCTGCCGCGCAACGGTTCACCGACAAGCCCTATATCGAGGTCGGCGTCACCGACATTGACCTGGCCGACTCCCCCGACCTGTCGGCCGCCGACGGTGACATCGTCTACGTGTCGTTCGCCTCGCCGGAGGCCAGAGACCGCGCACCGGCGGTGATGGAGAGCGATGCGTGGAAGAAGCTGAGCGCCACCCGCGACAACCGGGTCTTCGCGGTGAACAACGAGGTGTGGCAGACCGGCGAAGGGATCGTCGCCGCCCGCGGAATCCTGGCCGACCTGCAGTGGATCAACGCACCGATCAACTGACGCCGTCGACGCCGTAGCGGGCCTGCTGACCGAACTGGCCCGTCACCAGTGAACCGTCGGGCAGCACCAACTCACCGCGGTCGATGCGGTCGCGGAGATAGGCGAAGGTCTGCGCGGTCTGGGCGAACAGGTGCTCACCGGCCCGCAACGCCGGCCGGGGCCCCCGAGAGGCGAACTGCGGCAACGGTTTCACCTCGGTGGCGTAGTCGACGTTGAAGAACAGCGGAAACGAGTAGCGTTCCTCGGCGACCTTGCGCACCCGGTGGCTGGTGGCGACGAACTCCCCGTTGGTCCACAACTCGAGCATGTCGCCGATGTTGACCACGAAGCTGCCTTCGATCGGCGGGACGTCGATCCATTTGCCGTCGCCGTTGAGGACCTCCAGGCCGGGGGCGGTGGGCTTGAGCAGCGTGAAGCATTCGTAGTCGGTGTGCGCGCCGATTCCGGGCCGGTCGGTGACGTCCGGGTTGTACGGGTAGTGCACCAGCCGCAGCTGGCTGGGCGTCTTGGTGGCGTACCGGGAGAAGGTGTCCGGATCCTCGTCGAGCGCGACCGCGAACGCCCACAGCAGCCGACGCCCCTCGGCGAGCACGGCGGTGTAGTAGTCGGTGACGGCTTCGGCGAAGCCCGGCAGGTCGGGCCAGGTGTTCGGACCCAGCATCGGGTTGCCCGCCAGGTAGTCCGGGTCGTCGGCGGGCAGGTCCAGCGCGGTGTCGAACGCCTCCTTGAAGTCGGCGGTTCCGGTCTCCACACCCTCCTCCCCGACCGGGACGTATCCGCGGTGGCAGCGCGACAGCCCGATGTAGGAGCGCATCTTCTCGTCGACCGGCAGGGCGAAGAAGGCTTTGGCCGCGGCCAGCAGCCGCTCGAACAGCGCCTCGCCGACACCGGATCCGGTGATGTAGAAGAAGCCGACTTCGCGCGCGGCCGCGCCGATCTGCTGCGCGACGCGCTCGCGGTCGAGGCGGTCTGCTGAGCGCAGACCGGCGACATCGATGACCGGTATCGAGGTGAACGACGTTGCGCCACTCATGTATTCACGACCCCTTCGGTTTCCTTCACTGTCCATCGCAGCCCGTCGGCGACGAGTTCGCCATCGTCCATCCGCACGCCCAGCGCCGTCCATTCCGCGCCGCCGACCGTGCCGACGATGACCTGCGACGGGTTCGCCCAGCCGAACAGAGTGCCGACCCGCAGCAGCAGAGCGTCTTCGCCGGCGGGGCCGCGCGCAGTGACCGCCCAGCACGGCGCGCGGTCGATGTCCTCGCGAACCCAGTGCTCGATGTAGTCGGCATGCACACCGGTCTCCACCAATATGTCTGCTTCCCAATGCATCCGACCGACATCGGGAGTGCCCGACGGCGGCAGCAGGTCGATCGCCCGGTGCCACTCGAAGATGTCGTCGTGTCGGCTCAACCGGCCCGCGAAGCCCCGCGAGTCGACGTAGCACGTGATCCCCTGCAGCCACACGATGTCGGTGCTGGTGTCGCGGCTGCCGTCGGCCTCGACCAGCAGGATCCGGCGCCACAGCCCGCTGCACCCGTGACGCCCGCGGCTCATGTCGTCACCGGGCCGAACCGGTCCCGGAACTGGCGGGTCATCTCCGGCCATACGTGCGGATCGTGACCCGGGATGAGCGGATACCCCTTGTCGCGGGCCAGGCTTTTGAGTCGCCGGATCGGCTCAATGGTGTCTTCGGGTTCGACGTCGATGAACCCGCCGATCGCCAATTCGTGCTCGATGTTCTCGGTGAGATCGGCGGCGTCGAACGCGAACACGAAGCCGCCGCCGCCGACACACGGGTCGAGGTCGACGACGAAGCTCTGATGCCCCGGGGTGTGCCCGTAGGTGGGCACCGCCGTGATGCCCGGTGCGATCTCGGCCTCGCCGTCGGCCAGCCGCCAGTCGATGGCCGGGTCGTCGAAGTCGATCCGGAAGATCGCGTGCCGTTCCGACTCGGGGTGATTCGACAGGCCGTACTCGACCTCGCGGCGCTGCGCGTGCACGGGCATCTTGCCCGCGAACAGCTTCAGACCGCCAGCGTGGTCGACATGCAGGTGTGACAGCGCGACGAGGTGGATGTCGTCGACGTCGACGCCGATGTCGGCCAGCGCCTCCTCGATCGGCTCGCCGGGACCCGGAAGTATCGGCTGGTACTCGACGCTGGGATAGAACCGCCTGCGCAGCGCCGGGTCGCGGATCAGCGCGGTGTTGAAGCCGGTGTCGAGCAGCACCCACCCGCCGTCGGTCTGCAGCAGCACCCCGGGTACGGGTTCGCGCAGTCGCTCCGCCGGGGAGCTGCCGTGCACGGACACCGATTTCGGCAGCTCCTCCCACCCGAGGGTGAGCAGGACGATCCTGCGGACCCCGCTGGTCGGTGCCATCAGCCGACCGAAAGTGCCGCCAGCCGCAGCGAGTTCGGGTTCGTCACCACATGCGCCTGTTCGACACCCTTGAGCCACGGCTGGGCGACCATGAAGTCGTTGACATCGGCGACGTTGAGCCAGCAGCCGGTCTTGAGCGCCTCGAGTCCGGCCCGGGAGAACTCCTGCGGCGATCCGGTGGGCAGTCCGCGCTGCAGCGCCTCGGTGACGGGCGGCGCCGAGCACCCGAGGTAGTTCAGCCCGCCGTCGGCGTCCCAGGAGATGTGTCCCCAGGTGTAGGGCGACGGCGCGTCCGGCCACGCCAGCAGCGTCAGCAGTTCGGGTGCGGCCTGTCCGTCCCCGCCGATCCAGGCGTAGATCTCCGAGGTCGGGTAACTCTGCACCTTCGCGGTCAAACCCGCTGCCGCCAATTGAGTTTGGATCAGGTTGCTGATCAGCTGGTTGTCGGGGTTGCTGGAGTCGTAGCCGACGGTCACCGTCTTCTGATCGGCGGACAGCCCGGCCGCGATGCCGCTGAGCACCGACGGGTCGTGGCCGGTGTCCTGCTTGGCGTACTCGGTGCCGATCATGTTGGGCGGGTAGATCTGCCCCGCCACGTCGCCGCGACCGAAATAGGTCTGCTTGACCAGTTCGTCGACGTTGACCGCCTTGAGCACCGCGGAGCGGTTCTTCGGATCGGTCAGCATCCCCTTGTGCGGGTTGATGTAGAGGTAGTTCGACATCATGGTCGGCAGCGAGTAATGCGCATATTTGCTGTCGTTGAGATACTGGCCCACCGCCGAGGACGGCAGGTCGTGCAGGATCGCGGCGATCTGGCCGTTGTTGAACTGCAACTGCTGCGCCGAGACGTCGGTGATGACGGGGATCTCGACCTTCTCGAAATACGGCTTCTGCCCCCAGTAGTCCCCGAACGCTTCGAGCGCGTAGCGCGATCCGACCTCGGCGGCGGTCAGCACGTAGGGGCCGGTGCCGAGGTCGTGGTTGGTCAGGTAGCTCTGAGCGTGGTCGTCGCCGGCGTTCTTGGCCAGCCCCTCGGGGCTCATCATGCGCGGCCCGTACGGGCAGGCGAGGTAGTCCAAAAACGCCGAGTTCGGTGCCTTCAAGGTGATGGTCACGTCGTAATCGCCCTGGGTGGTGATCGATTCGACGTCGGCGACCATGTACGCGGGGCCCTGGTTGACCGCGAGCCTGCGGTCGAACGAGGCCTTGACCGCGGCGGCGGTGAACGGGGTGCCGTCGTGGAACTTGACCCCCTGCCGCAGTTTGAAGGTGAAGATCTTGTTGTCGGGCGACGCGGTCCACTCGGTGGCCAGCAGCGGTTCGAGTTCGGGTTTCTCGGTGCCGCTCTTGTACTGCAGCAGACCCTCGTAGGTGTTGGTCGTCAGCAGCAGACCCTGGCCGGCGTAGAACACGTCGGGGTCCGGTGGCTGTCCGATGTCCTGCAGGAACGACAGGTGCAGGACCTTGTCGGTCGGTGCGGCGTTGGGCGTCCCGCCGCCGGAATCCGAACCGCCGCAACCACTCAGCAGCAGCATTGCGGCGGCGCCGACGGCGGCCAGTGCGCGTATGCGGTGCCTCATCGGTTGGCTCCTTCCAGAACTGGTGCGCCGGCGGCGATTCGCGCGAACGCGTCGATGATCTCGTCGCTGGTGCGTAGGGCGCCGGTCTGCAGGTACTCCATTGCGTCGAGCGCGGCGTCGTGGCGGTACTGCGACGAGCCGCCCACACAGTCGGTGACCACGCGGACGTAGTAGTCGCGCTGGTGGGCGTCGGCGAAGGTGTAGTGCACGCACACGTCGGTCAGCCCGCCGATCAGGATCAGCGTCGAGGCCTGCAGGCCGCGCAGCACGATCTCGAAATCGGTTCCGATGAAACCGGAGTAGCGCCGTTTGACGATGTGGAACTCGGTCGGCAGCGGCCGCAGGGTCGGCTCCAGGTCGGTGCCGGGTTGTCCTTCGACGCAGTGCACGCCCTCGACGCCGTCGAGTTCGCGGCCGAAGTCGACGCCGCTGGGCCGGTGCACCTCCTGGAAGAACACCACCGGAACGCCGGCGCCGCGGGCGGCCGCGAGCAGGCGCTCGGCGACCGCGACACGGTCGGCGTGGCCGGGCATCACCGGGATGCCCGCGTCGTCGGCGGACATGCCGCCGCCCTCCTGGATGTCGACGACGACGAGAACCGGGTTCCCGACGATGAGCGGTTGTGTGGGCACTCAGCCTCCTGTCACGGCGATACGGGGATCGGCGGCGGCCTGCAGCAGGTCGACCGCCGTGTTGATGAAGACGTAGAGCGCGCCGAGCATCAGCGTCACGCCGGCGATCGCGGGAAAGTCGGCGACCGGGATGCTCTGGGCGATGTACTGCCCGATGCCCGGCCAGCCGAACACCTGCTCGATCACCAGCACACCGGAGAACATCAGGCCCACTTGCAGACCCGTCATCGACAACGCCGCACCGACCGAGTTGCGCAGCACGTGCCCGGCCATCACCCGGGTCTCGGACAGGCCTTTGGCGCGTGCGGTTCTCGCGTAGTCGCTGTCGATGTCGCCGAGCAGGCTGCTGCGCAGCACCCGGCCGATCGCCACCGCGGGGCCGATCGCGATCACCACCGCGGGCAGGATCAGGTGGCGCAGTGCGTCGGCGACGACGTCGAGCCGCCCGCTGAGCAGTCCGTCGACGGTGAGCAGCCCGGTCGGGCCGTCCGGCGGGTCGGCGATCCCGATGCGCCCGTTGGCTGGCACCCAGCCCAGCTTCTGGTAGAACACGATCAAGCCGACGATGCCGAGCAGGAACATCGGCGCCGACGCCCCGGTGAACAGCACCGCGCGCAGCACGCCCGCGCCGCGCCAGTTCAGCGTCGTGCCGAACGCCAGCACCACCGCCAGGATCAACGCGATCCCGATCCCGAACAGCGCGAGTTCCAGTGTGGCGGGCAGGAAGTCGGCCAGATCCGACGCCACGCCGTGCCGGGTCCGGTACGAGGTGCCGAGGTCGCCGGTGACCGCGCCGGTCAGGTAGTTCCAGAACTGGACGGGGATCGGATCGTTGAGGCCCAGAGCCTCGCGTCGCTCGGCCACCGCCGATGCCGACGCCTGCGCACCGAGCTGGGCCTTCACCGGGTCGAGCGGAGAGATGTTCTGCAGCACGAACATCACCGCGGTCAACGCGATCAGGATCGCCACCATCGCCGCCAGGCGGGTCGCCACGAACGTCTTCATCGCATCATCTCGTCTTCATCAGGTTGCGCAGGCAGTCGCCGGCGATGTTGCCCACCAGGGCCAGCGCCAGCACGCCGAGGCCGGGCATCACCGGGATCCACCACTGCTGCAGGAAATAGCTGAGGTTGCGGGCGGAGTCG
The window above is part of the Mycolicibacterium rutilum genome. Proteins encoded here:
- the serB gene encoding phosphoserine phosphatase SerB codes for the protein MTGQPRERSSLLITVTGADQPGVTSALFEVLSRHNVELLNVEQVVIRGRLTLGVLVAGSAEVTGGAPLRDEVTAAIRGVGLDVTIERSDGQPVMREPSTHTIIVLGRPITADEFGVVARELARLQVNIDTIRGVSDYPVTGLELRVSVPSQQVYEELQKTLARVAADQEIDVAIEDYSLSRRAKRLIVFDVDSTLIQGEVIEMLAARVGAEAAVAEVTEAAMRGELDFAESLHRRVATLAGLPASVLDDVAEQIELTPGARTTLRTLRRLGFHCGIVSGGFRQVIEPLAHELMMDFVAANELEIVDGKLTGRVIGQVIDRPGKAKALRDFAHQAGVPMEQTVAVGDGANDIDMLSAAGLGVAFNAKPALREVADASLSNPYLDSVLFILGITRGEIEAADAIDGVVRRVEIPD
- the ctaD gene encoding aa3-type cytochrome oxidase subunit I encodes the protein MVAEAPPIGELEARRPFPARLGPKGNLIYKLITTTDHKLIGIMYCVACFIFFFIGGLMALFMRTELAMPGLQFLSNEQFNQLFTMHGTVMLLFYATPIVFGFANLVLPLQIGAPDVAFPRLNAFSFWLFLFGALIALAGFITPGGAADFGWTAYTPLTDAIHSPGAGGDLWIMGLAVGGLGTILGGVNMITTVVCMRAPGMTMFRMPIFTWNILVTSILVLLAFPILTAALFGLAADRHLGAHVYDPANGGVLLWQHLFWFFGHPEVYIIALPFFGIVSEIFPVFSRKPIFGYTTLIYATLAIAALSVAVWAHHMYATGAVLLPFFSFMTFLIAVPTGIKFFNWIGTMWKGQLTFETPMLFSIGFLLTFLLGGLSGVLLASPPLDFHVTDSYFVIAHFHYVLFGTIVFATYAGIYFWFPKMTGRLLDERLGKLHFWLTFIGFHTTFLVQHWVGDEGMPRRYADYLPSDGFTTLNVVSTIGAFILGISTIPFVWNVFKSWRYGEPVTVDDPWGYGNSLEWATSCPPPRHNFTELPRIRSERPAFELHYPHMVDRMRAEAHVGRSHGPEDGDVTRLDDANVRT
- a CDS encoding iron-siderophore ABC transporter substrate-binding protein, translating into MLISGPRWVSAARALGLAAVAAAVGVSVLSGCGGSLGGQAPDGAATQSIITSTTRIAGAGVLGNQRRPDESCAPEPTPVDPGPPDRAVRHAAGETVVRADPQRIVVLAGDQLDALCALGLQSRVVGAALPDGSSAQPSYLGQVIHDVPGVGTRSAPDLDAIRAATPDLILGSEALTPEAFGELSDIAPTVFTGAPGPAWQDNLRTVGAATGRQDAATGLIEGFDRAADRIGADNDATHFQASVVEFTDTTMRVYGADTFPGRVLADVGVDRPAAQRFTDKPYIEVGVTDIDLADSPDLSAADGDIVYVSFASPEARDRAPAVMESDAWKKLSATRDNRVFAVNNEVWQTGEGIVAARGILADLQWINAPIN
- a CDS encoding isopenicillin N synthase family dioxygenase, which encodes MSGATSFTSIPVIDVAGLRSADRLDRERVAQQIGAAAREVGFFYITGSGVGEALFERLLAAAKAFFALPVDEKMRSYIGLSRCHRGYVPVGEEGVETGTADFKEAFDTALDLPADDPDYLAGNPMLGPNTWPDLPGFAEAVTDYYTAVLAEGRRLLWAFAVALDEDPDTFSRYATKTPSQLRLVHYPYNPDVTDRPGIGAHTDYECFTLLKPTAPGLEVLNGDGKWIDVPPIEGSFVVNIGDMLELWTNGEFVATSHRVRKVAEERYSFPLFFNVDYATEVKPLPQFASRGPRPALRAGEHLFAQTAQTFAYLRDRIDRGELVLPDGSLVTGQFGQQARYGVDGVS
- a CDS encoding N-acyl homoserine lactonase family protein translates to MAPTSGVRRIVLLTLGWEELPKSVSVHGSSPAERLREPVPGVLLQTDGGWVLLDTGFNTALIRDPALRRRFYPSVEYQPILPGPGEPIEEALADIGVDVDDIHLVALSHLHVDHAGGLKLFAGKMPVHAQRREVEYGLSNHPESERHAIFRIDFDDPAIDWRLADGEAEIAPGITAVPTYGHTPGHQSFVVDLDPCVGGGGFVFAFDAADLTENIEHELAIGGFIDVEPEDTIEPIRRLKSLARDKGYPLIPGHDPHVWPEMTRQFRDRFGPVTT
- a CDS encoding ABC transporter substrate-binding protein, producing MRHRIRALAAVGAAAMLLLSGCGGSDSGGGTPNAAPTDKVLHLSFLQDIGQPPDPDVFYAGQGLLLTTNTYEGLLQYKSGTEKPELEPLLATEWTASPDNKIFTFKLRQGVKFHDGTPFTAAAVKASFDRRLAVNQGPAYMVADVESITTQGDYDVTITLKAPNSAFLDYLACPYGPRMMSPEGLAKNAGDDHAQSYLTNHDLGTGPYVLTAAEVGSRYALEAFGDYWGQKPYFEKVEIPVITDVSAQQLQFNNGQIAAILHDLPSSAVGQYLNDSKYAHYSLPTMMSNYLYINPHKGMLTDPKNRSAVLKAVNVDELVKQTYFGRGDVAGQIYPPNMIGTEYAKQDTGHDPSVLSGIAAGLSADQKTVTVGYDSSNPDNQLISNLIQTQLAAAGLTAKVQSYPTSEIYAWIGGDGQAAPELLTLLAWPDAPSPYTWGHISWDADGGLNYLGCSAPPVTEALQRGLPTGSPQEFSRAGLEALKTGCWLNVADVNDFMVAQPWLKGVEQAHVVTNPNSLRLAALSVG
- a CDS encoding cysteine hydrolase family protein, translating into MPTQPLIVGNPVLVVVDIQEGGGMSADDAGIPVMPGHADRVAVAERLLAAARGAGVPVVFFQEVHRPSGVDFGRELDGVEGVHCVEGQPGTDLEPTLRPLPTEFHIVKRRYSGFIGTDFEIVLRGLQASTLILIGGLTDVCVHYTFADAHQRDYYVRVVTDCVGGSSQYRHDAALDAMEYLQTGALRTSDEIIDAFARIAAGAPVLEGANR
- a CDS encoding ABC transporter permease; translated protein: MKTFVATRLAAMVAILIALTAVMFVLQNISPLDPVKAQLGAQASASAVAERREALGLNDPIPVQFWNYLTGAVTGDLGTSYRTRHGVASDLADFLPATLELALFGIGIALILAVVLAFGTTLNWRGAGVLRAVLFTGASAPMFLLGIVGLIVFYQKLGWVPANGRIGIADPPDGPTGLLTVDGLLSGRLDVVADALRHLILPAVVIAIGPAVAIGRVLRSSLLGDIDSDYARTARAKGLSETRVMAGHVLRNSVGAALSMTGLQVGLMFSGVLVIEQVFGWPGIGQYIAQSIPVADFPAIAGVTLMLGALYVFINTAVDLLQAAADPRIAVTGG